One stretch of Amycolatopsis tolypomycina DNA includes these proteins:
- a CDS encoding ATP-dependent Clp protease ATP-binding subunit, protein MFERFTDRARRVVVLAQEEARMLNHNYIGTEHILLGLIHEGEGVAAKALESLGIALEGVRQQVEEIIGQGQQAPSGHIPFTPRAKKVLELSLREALQLGHNYIGTEHILLGLIREGEGVAAQVLVKLGADLNRVRQQVLQLLSGYQGGKESTETGSGRGEGTPSSSLVLDQFGRNMTVLAREGKLDPVIGRGKEIERVMQVLSRRTKNNPVLIGEPGVGKTAVVEGLAQSIVKGEVPETLKDKQLYTLDLGSLVAGSRYRGDFEERLKKVLKEIKTRGDIILFIDELHTLVGAGAAEGAIDAASILKPMLARGELQTIGATTLEEYRKYIEKDAALERRFQPIQVGEPSLEHTIEILKGLRDRYEAHHRVSITDSALVAAATLADRYINDRFLPDKAIDLIDEAGARMRIRRMTAPPDLREFDEKIANVRRDKESAIDAQDFERAARLRDEEKTLLGQKGEREKQWKDGDLDVVAEVDDEQIAEVLANWTGIPVFKLTEEETTRLLRMEEELHKRIIGQEDAVKAVSQAIRRTRAGLKDPKRPSGSFIFAGPSGVGKTELSKALASFLFGEDDALIQIDMGEFHDRYTASRLFGAPPGYVGYEEGGQLTEKVRRKPFSVVLFDEIEKAHQEIYNTLLQVLEDGRLTDGQGRTVDFKNTVLIFTSNLGTSDISKSVSLGFAGSNDTGTRYEKMKQKVNEEMKKHFRPEFLNRIDDIIVFHQLTQEQIIMMVDLMIGRVETQLRAKDMELELTAKAKSLLAKRGFDPVLGARPLRRTIQREIEDQLSEKILFGEVEPGQIILVDVEGWSGNPEDKDDQARFTFRGERRPSSIPDAPPVSIGAGHEEQGGEAEGE, encoded by the coding sequence ATGTTTGAGAGGTTCACCGACCGCGCGAGGCGGGTGGTCGTCCTGGCTCAAGAAGAGGCCAGGATGCTCAACCACAACTACATCGGCACCGAGCACATCCTCCTGGGTCTGATCCACGAGGGTGAGGGTGTCGCCGCCAAGGCGCTGGAGTCGCTGGGCATCGCCCTGGAGGGCGTGCGCCAGCAGGTCGAGGAGATCATCGGCCAGGGCCAGCAGGCGCCGAGCGGGCACATCCCGTTCACGCCGCGCGCCAAGAAGGTGCTGGAGCTGTCGCTGCGCGAGGCGCTGCAGCTCGGCCACAACTACATCGGCACCGAGCACATCCTGCTCGGCCTGATCCGCGAGGGCGAGGGCGTCGCCGCGCAGGTCCTGGTCAAGCTGGGTGCGGACCTCAACCGGGTCCGCCAGCAGGTGCTGCAGCTGCTCTCGGGCTACCAGGGCGGCAAGGAGTCCACCGAAACCGGTTCCGGCCGCGGTGAGGGCACCCCGTCGTCGTCGCTGGTGCTGGACCAGTTCGGCCGCAACATGACCGTGCTCGCCCGCGAGGGCAAGCTCGACCCGGTCATCGGGCGCGGCAAGGAGATCGAGCGGGTCATGCAGGTGCTGTCCCGCCGGACCAAGAACAACCCGGTGCTCATCGGCGAGCCCGGCGTCGGCAAGACCGCCGTCGTCGAGGGCCTCGCGCAGAGCATCGTCAAGGGCGAGGTGCCCGAGACGCTCAAGGACAAGCAGCTCTACACGCTGGACCTGGGCTCCCTGGTCGCCGGCTCCCGCTACCGCGGTGACTTCGAAGAGCGCCTGAAGAAGGTGCTCAAGGAGATCAAGACCCGCGGCGACATCATCCTGTTCATCGACGAGCTGCACACGCTGGTCGGGGCGGGTGCCGCCGAGGGCGCGATCGACGCGGCTTCGATCCTGAAGCCGATGCTCGCCCGCGGTGAGCTGCAGACGATCGGCGCGACCACCCTCGAGGAGTACCGCAAGTACATCGAGAAGGACGCCGCCCTCGAGCGCCGGTTCCAGCCGATCCAGGTCGGCGAGCCGTCGCTGGAGCACACGATCGAGATCCTCAAGGGCCTGCGCGACCGGTACGAGGCGCACCACCGCGTCTCGATCACCGACTCGGCGCTGGTCGCCGCCGCGACCCTGGCGGACCGGTACATCAACGACCGGTTCCTCCCGGACAAGGCGATCGACCTGATCGACGAGGCCGGCGCCCGGATGCGCATCCGCCGGATGACCGCGCCGCCGGACCTGCGCGAGTTCGACGAGAAGATCGCCAACGTCCGCCGCGACAAGGAGTCCGCGATCGACGCGCAGGACTTCGAGCGGGCCGCCCGCCTGCGCGACGAGGAGAAGACCCTCCTCGGCCAGAAGGGCGAGCGGGAGAAGCAGTGGAAGGACGGCGACCTCGACGTCGTCGCCGAGGTCGACGACGAGCAGATCGCGGAGGTGCTGGCCAACTGGACCGGCATCCCGGTGTTCAAGCTGACCGAGGAGGAGACCACCCGGCTGCTGCGCATGGAGGAGGAGCTCCACAAGCGCATCATCGGCCAGGAGGACGCGGTCAAGGCCGTCTCGCAGGCGATCCGCCGTACGCGTGCCGGTCTGAAGGACCCGAAGCGCCCGTCGGGCTCGTTCATCTTCGCCGGCCCGTCCGGTGTGGGTAAGACCGAGCTGTCGAAGGCGCTGGCCTCGTTCCTGTTCGGCGAGGACGACGCGCTCATCCAGATCGACATGGGTGAGTTCCACGACCGCTACACCGCTTCGCGGCTCTTCGGTGCCCCTCCAGGCTACGTGGGCTACGAAGAGGGCGGCCAACTGACGGAGAAGGTGCGTCGCAAGCCGTTCTCGGTGGTCCTGTTCGACGAGATCGAGAAGGCGCACCAGGAGATCTACAACACGCTCCTGCAGGTGCTGGAGGACGGCCGCCTGACCGACGGTCAGGGCCGCACGGTCGACTTCAAGAACACGGTCCTCATCTTCACGTCCAACCTGGGCACGTCGGACATCTCGAAGTCCGTCTCGCTCGGGTTCGCCGGGTCCAACGACACCGGCACCCGGTACGAGAAGATGAAGCAGAAGGTCAACGAGGAAATGAAGAAGCATTTCCGCCCGGAGTTCCTGAACCGGATCGATGACATCATCGTGTTCCACCAGCTGACGCAGGAACAGATCATCATGATGGTCGACCTGATGATCGGCCGCGTGGAGACGCAGCTGCGTGCGAAGGACATGGAGCTGGAGCTCACGGCGAAGGCCAAGTCGCTGCTGGCCAAGCGCGGCTTCGACCCCGTGCTGGGTGCGCGGCCGCTGCGCCGCACGATCCAGCGCGAGATCGAGGACCAGCTGTCGGAGAAGATCCTGTTCGGCGAGGTCGAGCCGGGCCAGATCATCCTGGTCGACGTCGAAGGCTGGAGCGGCAACCCGGAGGACAAGGACGACCAGGCGCGGTTCACCTTCCGCGGCGAGCGCCGTCCGTCGTCCATCCCGGACGCCCCGCCGGTCAGCATCGGCGCGGGCCACGAGGAGCAGGGCGGCGAAGCCGAAGGCGAGTGA
- a CDS encoding (2Fe-2S)-binding protein produces the protein MNQQRSFRDAREVGDGLASSLLRVAGRQERTELRRDVPAGWIRCSELLAKPEYFGEWRGLLGDWLLREHSAAPARTTASWVLTWYLHVPAYVGALLLHHERRVPSLAPAELAFRLSDDRPHPDGMAVLGDAFHCLPTDPGSARPEATVVRDERALAAVLRARYLAHAARFVTVYAPISGLGRRTLWAAATDALENSLWWAGRQGGTPEAEGAGVADAALVLDERYPPLTSASTLRLAEGPEGHREWTRRRESCCFSYLLPSSGECDGCPRTCSR, from the coding sequence TTGAACCAGCAGCGGTCCTTCCGTGACGCACGCGAGGTCGGCGACGGCCTCGCGTCGTCGTTGCTGCGGGTTGCGGGGCGCCAGGAGCGCACCGAGCTGCGCCGCGACGTCCCGGCGGGCTGGATCCGCTGCTCGGAGCTGCTGGCGAAGCCGGAGTACTTCGGCGAGTGGCGCGGCCTGCTGGGCGACTGGCTGCTGCGCGAGCACTCCGCGGCACCGGCCCGCACCACGGCCAGCTGGGTACTGACGTGGTACCTGCACGTGCCGGCGTACGTGGGCGCGCTGCTGCTGCACCACGAGCGGCGGGTGCCGTCCCTCGCGCCGGCCGAGCTGGCGTTCCGGCTATCGGACGACCGCCCCCACCCGGACGGCATGGCGGTGCTGGGTGACGCGTTCCACTGCCTCCCGACCGACCCGGGCTCGGCCCGTCCGGAGGCCACAGTGGTCCGCGACGAGCGAGCCTTGGCGGCGGTCCTCCGGGCCCGCTACCTGGCCCACGCGGCCCGGTTCGTGACCGTGTACGCCCCGATCAGCGGACTGGGCCGCCGCACCCTGTGGGCGGCGGCGACGGACGCGCTGGAGAACTCGCTGTGGTGGGCGGGCCGCCAGGGCGGCACACCGGAGGCCGAAGGCGCGGGCGTCGCGGACGCGGCGCTGGTGCTCGACGAGCGGTACCCACCGCTGACGTCGGCGTCGACGTTGCGCCTGGCGGAAGGCCCGGAGGGCCACCGCGAGTGGACCCGGCGGCGCGAGAGCTGCTGCTTTTCGTACCTGCTGCCGTCGTCCGGCGAGTGCGACGGCTGCCCGCGCACCTGCTCGCGGTAG
- a CDS encoding type II toxin-antitoxin system RelE/ParE family toxin, with the protein MTWEIELHDEVDRWFVDLCREDPVSADRVEEAIDMLAREGPRLGRPLVDRLKGSSLHNLKELRPASAGSSEIRILFAFDPARHAVLLVAGDKAGNWQRWYDLNIPIAERRFRDHLSHGEED; encoded by the coding sequence ATGACGTGGGAGATCGAGCTGCACGACGAGGTCGACCGGTGGTTCGTGGACCTGTGCCGTGAAGACCCGGTCTCCGCCGACCGGGTCGAAGAGGCGATCGACATGCTCGCTCGGGAGGGACCTCGCCTCGGACGGCCGCTGGTCGACCGGCTCAAGGGTTCGAGCTTGCACAACTTGAAAGAGCTGAGGCCGGCCTCCGCAGGGAGCAGCGAGATCAGGATTCTCTTCGCCTTCGACCCCGCCCGGCACGCGGTGCTGTTGGTGGCCGGCGACAAGGCCGGCAACTGGCAGCGCTGGTACGACCTCAACATCCCGATCGCGGAGCGACGGTTTCGCGACCATCTGAGTCACGGAGAGGAGGACTGA
- a CDS encoding TIGR03086 family metal-binding protein has product MTASLLRPAAAEFLRIAGAVPDLTAPTPCDGYDVRGLLNHLVYWGPWLIAAGQRAEPPSPGGGEAAFVTDDWRADLEKQTETLVSVFGTPSVWTGTTSLGSAAMPSAVVGAMVLGEFVLHGWDLARASGQAFHCAPEAATAVYESAVAMGDQARAMGVYGPEVAVAADASPLERALGASGRDPEWSCPQVG; this is encoded by the coding sequence ATGACTGCCTCGTTGTTGCGCCCGGCCGCGGCCGAATTCCTCCGGATCGCGGGCGCGGTCCCCGACCTGACCGCCCCGACACCGTGCGACGGCTACGACGTCCGCGGGCTGCTGAACCACCTGGTCTACTGGGGTCCGTGGCTGATCGCGGCCGGGCAGCGCGCGGAGCCGCCGTCACCGGGCGGTGGAGAGGCGGCGTTCGTCACGGACGACTGGCGCGCGGACTTGGAGAAGCAGACCGAGACGCTGGTTTCGGTGTTCGGGACGCCTTCGGTGTGGACGGGGACGACGTCACTGGGCTCGGCCGCGATGCCGTCGGCGGTGGTGGGCGCGATGGTGCTGGGCGAGTTCGTGCTGCACGGCTGGGACCTGGCCCGGGCGAGCGGCCAGGCGTTCCACTGCGCCCCCGAAGCGGCGACGGCGGTGTACGAGTCCGCGGTGGCGATGGGCGACCAGGCGCGGGCGATGGGGGTGTACGGGCCCGAGGTGGCGGTGGCGGCCGACGCGTCGCCGCTGGAGCGGGCGCTGGGCGCGTCAGGACGCGACCCGGAATGGAGTTGTCCCCAAGTGGGCTGA
- a CDS encoding helix-turn-helix domain-containing protein, translating into MSRSWKEVKADKLAIDREAGRDVDSARASAREATEAYVLGFRLAQLREDAGISQTELARRMGVSQPRISQLEQGDPGQMELDTLRRYITALGGRMRVVADFEDRDVTVSAAERGSAGACA; encoded by the coding sequence ATGAGCCGATCCTGGAAGGAAGTCAAGGCTGACAAGCTCGCCATCGATCGCGAGGCCGGTCGCGACGTCGACAGCGCACGTGCTTCCGCGCGCGAGGCCACCGAGGCGTACGTGCTCGGTTTTCGCCTCGCCCAGCTCCGCGAGGATGCCGGAATCAGCCAGACCGAACTGGCCCGGCGCATGGGCGTCAGCCAGCCGCGGATCAGCCAACTCGAACAGGGTGATCCGGGCCAGATGGAGCTGGACACCCTCCGCCGCTACATCACGGCCCTCGGTGGCCGGATGCGGGTGGTCGCAGATTTCGAGGATCGCGACGTCACCGTTTCGGCCGCGGAGCGCGGTTCCGCCGGCGCCTGCGCCTGA
- a CDS encoding YbaB/EbfC family nucleoid-associated protein translates to MADAPDRDALLAELSALSATATSADGAVTLSVNTDGVLTRLRLSDAVSRMSPSEIADAVLRTYVEAQRDSAKRTGQLLAPLGTGGYLMDRLRWRVQFEPAPVPVAAPAPPPGPPAADGKVLKDRSSDAPAAEQPARPVADDDWYAGGMRFDKAW, encoded by the coding sequence ATGGCTGACGCCCCGGACCGCGACGCCCTCCTGGCCGAACTGTCCGCGCTGTCGGCGACGGCGACGTCCGCCGACGGCGCGGTCACGCTGTCGGTCAACACCGACGGCGTGCTGACCCGGCTGCGGCTGAGCGACGCCGTCTCGCGGATGTCGCCGTCGGAGATCGCGGACGCCGTCCTGCGCACCTACGTCGAAGCGCAGCGCGACTCGGCGAAGCGGACCGGGCAGCTGCTGGCCCCACTGGGCACCGGCGGCTACCTGATGGACCGGCTGCGCTGGCGGGTCCAGTTCGAGCCGGCGCCGGTGCCGGTGGCCGCGCCCGCGCCTCCTCCGGGCCCTCCGGCCGCGGACGGCAAGGTGCTGAAGGACCGGTCTTCGGACGCCCCGGCCGCCGAGCAGCCGGCCAGACCGGTGGCGGACGACGACTGGTACGCCGGCGGCATGCGGTTCGACAAGGCCTGGTGA
- a CDS encoding histone-like nucleoid-structuring protein Lsr2, which yields MAQKVLVSLVDDLDGSEAEETVEFGLDGVSYQIDLSSENAEELRDALAQYVEHARRAGGRKRASVRPVAGKGSARPAAVDREQNQAIRSWARKNGYAVSDRGRIPSEVVEAYHKKN from the coding sequence ATGGCACAGAAGGTGCTCGTCTCGCTGGTCGACGACCTCGACGGCAGTGAGGCGGAAGAGACCGTCGAGTTCGGTTTGGACGGAGTGAGCTACCAGATCGATCTCTCCTCGGAAAACGCCGAGGAGCTGCGGGACGCGCTCGCCCAGTATGTCGAGCACGCGCGTCGTGCGGGCGGTCGCAAGCGCGCTTCGGTTCGCCCGGTCGCGGGTAAGGGTTCGGCTCGGCCTGCCGCTGTCGACCGCGAGCAGAACCAGGCCATCCGGTCGTGGGCGCGCAAGAACGGTTACGCGGTTTCCGACCGCGGCCGTATCCCCTCCGAGGTCGTCGAGGCCTACCACAAGAAGAACTGA
- a CDS encoding Hsp70 family protein — protein sequence MDVLSIDFGTSSTVGVLSAFGRGPRAIEVDGSVTMSSAVYRNDDGLLVVGQDAERRARLEPSRFEPNPKRRIDEGRIRLGDSDVEITDAFAAVLRRMGEEAERQLGRPPAQTRISHPAGWGGDRQDVLRTAAAKARLADVRLIPEPVAAAAHYASLGRRAGGPIGVYDLGAGTFDCAVVGVTRQGFTVLAEDGLPDLGSLDIDQALLVHIGREVSHADPAQWQRLLRPQTTADRRTRRALLQDVRDAKESLSRHAQTHVPMPEPFGDVLVSRDELEALVRPSLLRSAELLAATVRRAGLAPAQLAGVYLVGGPSRMPLLATLLGRQLGVTPTTQDQPETAVAFGLHHVPLGTPTDLTVPAFAPVRPPATPPRPQPWQQPARPPQPAPEPRRKRKPWFLALAVLLVAAVVATVVVFVIRDQAAQAAADCTQTTERDRAGFTPCLRLLAGSVPDRSTCKDNDHFARLLGAQLSVICAFTGGSVSYYQGVTTEYIEVNTKLTPAGRGTWDGGGLHGEYVARADKKSSIVLFGVAERRVAAIYATEEPRRLEDLIAGFTSQVKPT from the coding sequence GTGGACGTGCTCTCGATCGACTTCGGGACTTCGAGCACGGTCGGCGTCCTCTCCGCCTTCGGGCGGGGGCCGCGGGCCATCGAGGTCGACGGGTCGGTCACCATGTCCTCCGCCGTCTACCGCAACGACGACGGCCTGCTCGTCGTCGGCCAGGATGCCGAACGGCGGGCGCGGCTCGAGCCCAGCCGGTTCGAACCCAACCCCAAGCGGCGCATCGACGAAGGTCGCATCCGGCTCGGCGACAGCGACGTCGAGATCACCGACGCCTTCGCCGCCGTCCTGCGCCGGATGGGCGAGGAGGCCGAACGGCAGCTCGGCCGCCCGCCCGCGCAGACGCGGATCTCGCACCCGGCAGGCTGGGGTGGCGACCGGCAGGACGTCCTCCGGACCGCCGCCGCGAAGGCGCGGCTCGCCGATGTCCGGCTGATCCCCGAACCCGTCGCCGCCGCCGCGCACTACGCCAGCCTGGGGAGGCGGGCCGGCGGCCCCATCGGCGTCTACGACCTCGGGGCAGGCACCTTCGACTGCGCCGTCGTCGGCGTCACCCGGCAGGGCTTCACCGTGCTCGCCGAAGACGGCCTGCCCGACCTCGGCAGCCTCGACATCGACCAGGCGCTGCTCGTCCACATCGGACGCGAGGTGTCGCACGCCGATCCCGCGCAGTGGCAACGGCTCCTGCGCCCGCAGACCACCGCCGACCGCCGGACGCGGCGGGCGCTGCTGCAGGATGTCCGTGACGCCAAGGAAAGCCTCTCGCGGCACGCGCAGACCCACGTCCCGATGCCCGAGCCGTTCGGGGACGTCCTCGTCAGCCGGGACGAACTCGAAGCGCTCGTGCGGCCCAGCCTGCTGCGCAGCGCCGAACTGCTCGCCGCCACCGTCCGCCGCGCCGGTCTCGCGCCCGCGCAGCTCGCCGGCGTCTACCTCGTCGGCGGGCCGAGCCGGATGCCGCTACTGGCCACGCTGCTCGGCCGGCAGCTCGGCGTCACGCCGACCACGCAGGACCAGCCCGAGACCGCCGTCGCGTTCGGGCTCCACCACGTTCCGCTCGGCACCCCCACCGACCTCACCGTGCCCGCGTTCGCGCCCGTCCGGCCGCCTGCGACGCCGCCGCGGCCGCAGCCGTGGCAGCAACCGGCTCGGCCGCCGCAGCCCGCGCCGGAACCGCGTCGGAAGCGCAAGCCCTGGTTCCTCGCGCTCGCCGTGCTCCTGGTCGCCGCGGTCGTGGCCACCGTCGTCGTGTTCGTCATCCGCGATCAGGCCGCGCAGGCCGCGGCGGACTGCACGCAGACGACCGAGCGCGACCGGGCCGGCTTCACCCCGTGCCTGCGCTTGCTGGCCGGGTCCGTCCCGGACCGGAGCACCTGCAAGGACAACGACCACTTCGCCCGGCTACTGGGCGCCCAGCTCTCGGTCATCTGCGCCTTCACGGGCGGCAGCGTCAGCTACTACCAGGGCGTGACCACCGAATACATCGAAGTGAACACGAAGCTGACGCCCGCCGGCCGCGGCACCTGGGACGGTGGCGGGCTGCACGGCGAGTACGTCGCCCGTGCCGACAAGAAGTCGTCGATCGTGCTTTTCGGCGTGGCCGAGCGCCGGGTGGCCGCGATCTACGCCACGGAAGAACCCCGCCGCCTCGAGGATCTGATCGCCGGCTTCACCAGCCAGGTCAAGCCGACCTGA
- a CDS encoding helix-turn-helix domain-containing protein, which translates to MNERDSYRDPVTHRIPRGIVGPATARTQFTLTRHPPAPALAEFVEYHWILRWDLRGKPPYEQRVLPNLAVHVTFFPGASGVHGPAHTVFSHRLTGRVQGLGVRFRPGTFRAFLDGPVCDIADRAVPLADVFGAAAEQAAESVRAAGSDAQMAGAIDNLLIANPVRLSPAARAAAEAVESIARDPGITRVAQLCADTGLTTRSVQRMFAEHVGVPPKWAIRIYRLNDAAQRLVTEGDPDYAGLAVRLGYSDQSHFIRDFRTVTGQSPAEYARTARTAERQPDSGKT; encoded by the coding sequence TTGAACGAACGCGACAGCTACCGTGATCCTGTGACGCACCGGATCCCGCGCGGCATCGTCGGCCCTGCCACCGCGCGCACCCAGTTCACGCTGACCCGGCACCCGCCCGCGCCCGCCCTCGCCGAATTCGTCGAATACCACTGGATCCTGCGCTGGGACCTGCGCGGCAAACCGCCGTACGAGCAGCGGGTGCTGCCGAACCTCGCCGTCCACGTCACGTTCTTCCCCGGCGCCTCCGGCGTGCACGGCCCGGCCCACACCGTCTTTTCACACCGGTTGACCGGCCGCGTCCAGGGCCTGGGCGTGCGATTCCGGCCGGGCACCTTCCGCGCGTTCCTCGACGGCCCGGTGTGTGACATCGCCGACCGGGCCGTCCCGCTCGCCGACGTTTTCGGAGCGGCCGCCGAGCAGGCCGCCGAATCGGTGCGCGCGGCCGGCAGCGACGCGCAAATGGCCGGTGCGATCGACAACTTGCTGATCGCAAATCCCGTGCGGCTGTCGCCGGCCGCACGGGCGGCGGCGGAGGCGGTGGAATCAATCGCGCGGGATCCGGGAATTACCCGGGTGGCGCAACTGTGCGCGGATACTGGACTAACCACCCGGTCTGTACAGCGGATGTTCGCCGAACACGTCGGCGTCCCGCCCAAGTGGGCGATCCGGATATACCGCCTCAATGACGCAGCGCAGCGACTGGTCACGGAAGGAGATCCCGATTACGCCGGTCTGGCGGTTCGACTGGGCTATAGCGACCAGTCGCACTTCATCCGCGATTTCCGGACGGTGACCGGTCAGTCGCCTGCCGAGTACGCCCGAACCGCCCGCACCGCTGAACGGCAACCGGACAGCGGCAAGACATGA
- the lysS gene encoding lysine--tRNA ligase, which yields MTENPASTSEPAEDELPEQMRVRREKRDRILAEGIDPYPVEVPRTHSLAEVRAAHEGLPVDTATGETVGITGRVMFLRNTGKLCFASLREGDSELQAMISLAKVGEDALAAWKSDVDLGDHVFVQGEVITSKRGELSVMADAWRITSKALRPLPTAHKELAEETRIRQRYVDLIMRPRARDVVRTRAGVVRSLRESFHRRGFTEVETPMLQTLHGGAAARPFVTHSNAFDMELFLRIAPELYLKRCVVGGIEKVFEINRNFRNEGSDSSHSPEFAMLEYYEAYATYDTNAVMTRQLIQEAAQSVLDTLVVTLPDGSEYDLSGEWTTLGMYESLSDSLGEEVTPETPAAKLLGFAQARGLEVDPKLGHGKLVEELWEHLVGDHLHAPTFVRDFPLETSPLTRQHRSRPGVAEKWDLYVRGFELATGYSELVDPVVERERLTEQSLLAAQGDSEAMRLDEDFLRALEYGMPPSGGVGMGIDRLLMALTGLGIRETILFPLVRPE from the coding sequence ATGACCGAAAACCCCGCTTCCACCAGCGAGCCCGCCGAAGACGAACTGCCCGAGCAGATGCGGGTGCGCCGGGAGAAGCGCGACCGGATCCTCGCCGAGGGTATCGATCCCTACCCGGTCGAGGTACCCCGCACGCACTCGCTCGCCGAGGTGCGGGCGGCGCACGAAGGACTGCCCGTCGACACGGCCACCGGCGAGACCGTCGGCATCACCGGCCGGGTGATGTTCCTGCGCAATACGGGCAAACTGTGCTTCGCGAGCCTCCGCGAAGGCGACTCCGAGCTGCAGGCGATGATCAGCCTGGCGAAGGTCGGCGAAGACGCGCTGGCGGCGTGGAAGTCCGACGTCGACCTCGGCGACCACGTGTTCGTGCAGGGCGAGGTCATCACGTCCAAGCGCGGCGAGCTTTCCGTGATGGCCGATGCCTGGCGCATCACGTCGAAGGCGCTGCGCCCGCTGCCGACCGCGCACAAGGAGCTGGCCGAGGAAACCCGGATCCGGCAGCGCTACGTCGACCTCATCATGCGCCCGCGCGCGCGGGACGTCGTGCGCACGCGGGCCGGCGTGGTCCGGTCGCTGCGGGAGTCGTTCCACCGCCGCGGGTTCACCGAGGTCGAAACGCCGATGCTGCAGACGCTGCACGGCGGCGCCGCGGCCCGCCCGTTCGTCACGCATTCCAACGCTTTCGACATGGAGCTCTTCCTGCGGATCGCGCCGGAGCTCTACCTCAAGCGCTGCGTCGTCGGCGGCATCGAGAAGGTCTTCGAGATCAACCGCAACTTCCGGAACGAGGGCAGCGACTCGTCGCACTCGCCGGAGTTCGCGATGCTCGAGTACTACGAGGCGTATGCCACGTACGACACGAACGCGGTGATGACCCGCCAGCTGATCCAGGAGGCCGCGCAGTCGGTGCTGGACACGCTGGTCGTCACGCTGCCGGACGGTTCGGAGTACGACCTGTCCGGCGAATGGACCACGCTCGGAATGTACGAGTCGTTGTCCGATTCGCTCGGCGAAGAGGTGACGCCGGAGACGCCCGCCGCCAAACTGCTCGGATTCGCGCAGGCCAGGGGCCTGGAAGTCGACCCGAAGCTCGGGCACGGCAAGCTCGTCGAGGAACTGTGGGAACACCTCGTCGGAGATCACCTGCACGCCCCGACGTTTGTCCGTGATTTTCCGCTGGAGACGTCGCCATTGACGCGGCAGCACCGCTCCCGGCCCGGCGTGGCCGAGAAGTGGGACCTCTACGTGCGTGGATTCGAACTCGCCACCGGATACTCCGAGCTGGTCGATCCGGTCGTCGAACGGGAACGCCTCACCGAACAGTCGCTGCTGGCCGCGCAGGGCGATAGCGAAGCCATGCGGCTGGACGAGGATTTCCTCCGTGCCCTGGAGTACGGAATGCCGCCGAGCGGCGGTGTCGGAATGGGTATCGACCGGCTGCTCATGGCGCTGACCGGTCTCGGTATCCGGGAGACGATCCTCTTCCCGCTGGTGCGTCCCGAATAA
- a CDS encoding class I SAM-dependent methyltransferase, which yields MSDPTRGQRASSFGTRAAEYARHRPDYPRPAIEWGLSGATGTARRVLDLGAGTGKLTLGLTALGLDVTAVEPDPEMRAELERAVPSAKSLAGQAERIPLPDAAVDAVLVGQAFHWFDVPAALTEIGRVLRPGGVCVPMWNYEDESVPWVAGFTELGRDGTRRPASVEAIRELTHPAFEPFEIGRFRHAQRRTAESLVETIATYSKVIVAPPAESAALLGRLRRYLAEHPATADGEFDLPLVTTALRARRS from the coding sequence GTGAGCGATCCCACCCGAGGTCAGCGCGCTTCTTCCTTCGGCACCCGCGCCGCCGAGTACGCCCGGCACCGGCCCGATTACCCGCGGCCAGCGATCGAATGGGGCCTTTCCGGCGCCACCGGAACAGCGCGCCGGGTGCTCGATCTCGGCGCCGGAACCGGCAAGCTCACCCTCGGCCTCACCGCACTCGGGCTCGACGTCACCGCGGTCGAACCCGACCCGGAAATGCGCGCCGAACTGGAGCGGGCCGTGCCGTCGGCGAAGTCACTGGCGGGGCAGGCGGAACGGATCCCGCTGCCCGACGCGGCGGTGGACGCGGTTCTCGTCGGCCAGGCCTTCCATTGGTTCGACGTCCCGGCGGCACTGACGGAGATCGGCCGCGTGCTGCGCCCCGGCGGCGTGTGCGTGCCGATGTGGAACTACGAAGACGAATCGGTGCCGTGGGTCGCCGGGTTCACCGAACTGGGCCGCGACGGCACGCGCCGCCCCGCGAGCGTCGAAGCCATCCGCGAGCTGACGCACCCGGCCTTCGAACCGTTCGAAATCGGCCGGTTCCGCCATGCGCAACGGCGGACGGCGGAAAGCCTGGTGGAAACGATCGCGACGTATTCGAAGGTGATCGTGGCGCCACCGGCGGAGTCGGCGGCGCTGCTCGGGCGGCTGCGGCGCTACCTGGCGGAGCACCCGGCCACCGCGGACGGCGAGTTCGACCTGCCGCTCGTCACCACGGCGCTGCGCGCCCGCCGGAGCTAG